Proteins from one Triticum aestivum cultivar Chinese Spring chromosome 7A, IWGSC CS RefSeq v2.1, whole genome shotgun sequence genomic window:
- the LOC123149137 gene encoding uncharacterized protein, which produces MGSDASFPRWGICSLHGLNIEVRAGLDKDGLPGGGSGIRIHSHFWGEGPVADAEHGFPVYTGYSEARALIGEGATADLTRLSRQAQGMVAKMFASITVGGDGDEEAPAPAQPRAVQLRLSPELALWKSTQHAIGNVLPPKGKALRQASPQVLAQLGATDWPAALTTNNALFGGCMSNMLIGATDVRTMFSNYVTDMAINYEYGYSHVFPTLHGLVQDALADAHALGTPYGRERREAVVVGLPYIQDKIALEVMHKARLKDRSAQMDRPAAQVIYLFDSSVLGIAADATARGFDTGAAMIDLVLSINSHDVIDVGFDLVNSEIINSFLNVADIAASGVVSEPALRAIYDAYAATGARAFTQRWHEPSARMVDNEIAWHICNDRHMLFRRALLGWPKARKSPARPQRKADFDEVFDADFHTTGFSRPLDPEYACDGEETCNHVRRFLRQRQDEDQQLLGALWWSLVIGPLEYVRQGEVDEQHEENLAESVRLQLIQLFSKGLVDEMAWLLAHASHHAWQVNYLYEAAMFGSILDGGALTGKLDRAEEGEEVDLG; this is translated from the coding sequence ATGGGCTCGGACGCATCCTTCCCTCGATGGGGTATCTGCTCCCTCCATGGCCTCAACATTGAGGTCCGGGCGGGGCTGGACAAAGACGGTCTCCCCGGTGGCGGCAGCGGCATTAGAATCCATTCGCATTTTTGGGGCGAGGGCCCAGTGGCCGATGCCGAGCATGGTTTTCCCGTTTACACGGGCTACTCCGAGGCAAGGGCCTTGATCGGCGAGGGAGCCACAGCGGATCTGACAAGGCTGTCCCGCCAGGCCCAAGGCATGGTGGCGAAGATGTTTGCTAGCATCACCGTTGGCGGGGACGGAGATGAGGAAGCACCGGCGCCGGCACAGCCCAGGGCAGTGCAGCTGCGGCTATCGCCGGAGCTTGCGCTGTGGAAAAGCACCCAACACGCAATCGGCAACGTGCTTCCCCCTAAGGGCAAGGCGCTGAGGCAAGCTTCGCCGCAAGTGCTCGCCCAGCTGGGCGCCACCGACTGGCCCGCGGCCCTGACCACCAACAACGCCCTGTTCGGCGGCTGTATGTCCAACATGCTCATTGGCGCCACCGACGTGCGCACCATGTTCTCCAACTATGTCACTGACATGGCCATTAACTACGAGTACGGGTACAGCCACGTGTTCCCCACGCTCCACGGGCTGGTGCAGGATGCGCTCGCCGACGCCCACGCGCTGGGCACCCCTTACGGCCGGGAGCGCCGTGAGGCTGTCGTGGTTGGCCTCCCGTACATCCAGGACAAGATCGCGCTGGAGGTGATGCACAAGGCACGCCTCAAGGACCGCTCCGCGCAGATGGATCGCCCTGCCGCCCAGGTCATCTACCTGTTCGACAGCAGCGTGCTCGGCATTGCAGCCGATGCCACGGCCCGGGGCTTTGACACCGGCGCCGCCATGATTGACCTCGTCTTGAGCATCAACAGCCACGACGTCATTGACGTGGGCTTCGACCTGGTCAATTCCGAGATCATAAACTCGTTCCTCAACGTGGCCGACATCGCCGCCTCAGGCGTCGTGAGCGAGCCGGCGCTCCGGGCCATCTACGACGCATACGCCGCCACGGGCGCACGGGCCTTCACCCAGAGGTGGCACGAGCCCTCAGCCCGGATGGTCGACAATGAAATCGCGTGGCACATCTGCAACGACCGGCACATGCTCTTCCGCCGCGCCCTCCTGGGATGGCCCAAGGCCCGCAAGTCGCCGGCGCGGCCCCAGCGCAAGGCGGACTTCGACGAGGTCTTTGACGCCGACTTCCACACCACCGGCTTCAGCAGGCCCCTGGACCCCGAGTACGCCTGCGACGGCGAGGAAACCTGCAATCATGTACGCCGGTTCCTCCGCCAGCGCCAGGACGAGGACCAGCAGCTGCTTGGCGCCCTCTGGTGGTCCCTGGTCATCGGCCCGCTGGAGTACGTCCGGCAGGGCGAGGTGGACGAGCAGCACGAGGAGAACCTCGCCGAATCCGTCCGCCTGCAGCTGATCCAGCTCTTCTCCAAGGGTCTCGTCGACGAAATGGCCTGGCTCCTCGCTCATGCGAGCCACCACGCCTGGCAGGTGAACTACCTGTACGAGGCCGCCATGTTCGGCAGCATCCTGGACGGGGGCGCCTTGACAGGCAAGCTCGACcgggcagaggagggggaggaagtTGACCTCGGCTGA